The Candidatus Dechloromonas phosphoritropha genome includes a region encoding these proteins:
- a CDS encoding anti-sigma factor antagonist — MVFSFFKKKAQKVPQGEIMRPKPAFAPTGEQSVLPEAPEKAAKIPEPLPDLEFTPGAHSVSSAKQSAGKPGAPKTQAEMDHMLSEFDREFTDSSVMGINVDHGADSIQADVEQVAVLYANGQDAVVRPLLESLLGAYPGTEGLRLWQMLFDFLRLTGDRDAFDKLAADFVDACEMSPPAWTDLQVAPKVAAVGPAVAVCELQGLLTADDISALTPLTDALRAKRPLRVDCSRLIGCDDEIGGRLADLLMSARRQGAVIVLDQIEGIMPSLRRRLTVGEAQNARTWLLVLELLQRFGTQEDFEQVAIDFAVTFERSPPSWEAVPVASLPKAKPVKRADNAHYLSGEIRNSRFDDLIHVLNQTDNVVIDFSGVRRLDFFSAGQLVNRLSPFKASGSEVIVRSPNHLVAELMAVVGLNKFARIIVPKS, encoded by the coding sequence ATGGTTTTTTCGTTCTTCAAGAAGAAAGCTCAGAAGGTTCCGCAGGGCGAGATCATGCGTCCGAAGCCAGCGTTTGCTCCGACCGGTGAGCAGTCCGTGCTGCCGGAGGCGCCGGAAAAGGCCGCGAAGATCCCGGAGCCGCTGCCCGACCTTGAATTCACGCCCGGAGCGCATTCGGTTTCCAGCGCGAAGCAGTCGGCCGGGAAGCCAGGGGCGCCGAAGACCCAGGCCGAGATGGATCATATGCTTTCGGAATTCGATCGCGAATTCACCGATTCGAGCGTCATGGGGATCAATGTCGACCATGGCGCCGACTCGATCCAGGCCGATGTCGAGCAGGTTGCCGTGTTGTATGCCAACGGTCAGGACGCCGTCGTCCGTCCACTGCTTGAGTCTCTGCTCGGCGCCTATCCCGGCACCGAGGGCCTGCGGCTGTGGCAGATGCTGTTCGATTTCCTGCGACTGACGGGTGATCGGGATGCTTTCGACAAGCTGGCCGCGGATTTCGTGGACGCTTGTGAAATGTCGCCGCCGGCCTGGACAGATCTTCAGGTGGCGCCCAAAGTGGCTGCGGTCGGACCCGCCGTAGCGGTTTGCGAGCTGCAGGGCCTGCTGACCGCGGACGACATCAGTGCGCTGACACCTCTGACCGATGCGCTCAGGGCAAAAAGGCCGCTCAGGGTGGATTGCAGCAGGCTGATCGGCTGTGATGACGAAATTGGCGGCCGCCTGGCCGACCTGCTGATGAGCGCCCGCCGTCAGGGGGCGGTGATCGTCCTCGACCAGATCGAGGGCATCATGCCGAGCCTGCGCCGTCGCCTGACTGTGGGCGAGGCCCAGAATGCCCGGACATGGCTGCTGGTGCTGGAACTGCTACAGCGCTTCGGCACACAGGAAGACTTCGAACAGGTCGCCATCGACTTCGCCGTCACCTTCGAACGTTCGCCACCATCATGGGAAGCTGTTCCGGTAGCGAGCCTCCCCAAGGCAAAGCCGGTCAAGCGCGCGGACAATGCGCATTACCTGAGCGGCGAGATCAGGAACAGCCGCTTCGACGACCTGATTCACGTCCTCAACCAGACGGACAATGTTGTTATCGATTTTTCGGGTGTACGCCGGCTCGACTTTTTTTCTGCTGGGCAACTGGTCAATCGCCTGTCCCCCTTCAAGGCCAGCGGGTCGGAAGTTAT